From a single Populus nigra chromosome 18, ddPopNigr1.1, whole genome shotgun sequence genomic region:
- the LOC133678426 gene encoding uncharacterized protein LOC133678426, translated as MFLQEPVLYVASAALRCLVLFAELRKPDPNREASKKALEHKKEITKHLGRPFIRTNPYEGVLLYGPPGTGKTMLAKTIIREFGAVFINMRISNLMSKWFGDAQKLGHPIPQAAICTLFPRLCLGMLAIP; from the exons ATGTTTTTGCAAGAACCAGTGTTATATGTAGCAAGTGCAGCTTTAAGGTGTTTGGTATTGTTTGCTGAGCTCCGGAAACCTGATCCGAATCGTGAAGCATCAAAGAAAGCCCTTGAACATAAGAAAGAAATCACTAAGCATTTGGGTCGTCCCTTTATCCGAACAAACCCTTatgag GGGGTATTGTTATATGGACCTCCAGGCACCGGGAAGACCATGCTTGCAAAAACTATTATCAGAGAGTTTGGAGctgtttttataaatatgagGATCTCTAATCTGATGAGCAAGTGGTTCGGCGACGCGCAAAAGCTCG GTCACCCCATCCCACAAGCAGCAATCTGTACCCTCTTTCCACGACTCTGTCTTGGGATGCTGGCAATTCCATGA